The Thermomonospora curvata DSM 43183 DNA segment ACCAGCCACTGCTGCGAGACGCCCCGGGAGGTGTTGACCAGCAGGGCCTCCACCGCCGGGCGCATCGCCCGCAGCGGCTCGCACCCGGCCGTGGCCCGCTCCCACACCTTCAGGTCCACCTCCCAGCGGGTGACGCCCAGCGGGCTCGGGTAGCAGGCGTCCACGCCCCCGTCCGGCCGCCGGACGAAGAACGCCAGCCCGACCGGCACGCCCAGTTCGGCCGGCTCCGGTCCGGACAGCCGGACCCGCCGCTCGGGCACCGGCCGGTACCGCCCGCCCGCCGCCCCGTCCTGCTCGAACAGCAGGGCGCACGCCCGGCAGGAGCACAGCAGCTCCCCCGTCTGCTCATCGAGGACGTGGGCGTGCGCCTGCGGGACGTCCCGGCCGCACAACTCGCACCGTTCGGCGTCCCGCCGCCGGGCCGGGCGGGTGATCACACGCCCCAGCGCACTCCCGCTCATCGCGTCCCCTCGGCCCCGCGCGATCGCCCGTCCAAGACGCGAGCGTGCGCCTGCGGGACGGCCCGGCCGTAAAGCCCGCGTCGCTCGGCATCCCGCCCCCGGGATACGCCGATCGGGCGAACGGCCGCGCGTCCCGCCCCGTCGCCGCTCATCGCGCGCCTTCCGGTTTGCGCAGCAGCGCCTCGGCCGGGACGAACGCCGCCGGGCGTGCGGGCGGGTCGGTGACCTGCTCGATGCCGGACAGTTCGGGGGCGGCGGCGCCGATCGCAGCCTCCACGGCCTGCCGCAGCTGCGCGGCCGATGAGCCGCAGCCCCGCGCCGACAGCCGTACCCGTGCCACGCCGTCGGAGACGGCGATCAGTTCCGCGTCCCCGCCGCGGGCGCGCAGGTGTGGGCGGATGTCCGCTAACGCCCGGGTGATGCGTTCGGCGACCGGCACGGGGTGGACGCCGTGCAGGCCGAGCAGGTGCCCCACCAGGTCGTCGGCGGCCAGCGCCCCGGCCAGGTCGGGGTGGGCGGCCAGGCGGTCCATCACCCGGGCCAGCGCCTCCCCGTACACCTGGGTCAGCAGGGCCACCGCGTCCAGCGCGGTCTCGGCGGTCGGCCCGGGGAGGCGCTCTAAGTGCGCAAGGATCTCCTCCAGCGCCTGCAGCCGCTCGGTGACCTCCCGG contains these protein-coding regions:
- a CDS encoding DUF5947 family protein; the protein is MSGSALGRVITRPARRRDAERCELCGRDVPQAHAHVLDEQTGELLCSCRACALLFEQDGAAGGRYRPVPERRVRLSGPEPAELGVPVGLAFFVRRPDGGVDACYPSPLGVTRWEVDLKVWERATAGCEPLRAMRPAVEALLVNTSRGVSQQWLVPIDDCYRLVALVRRHWTGLSGGERVWKEIEAFFADLTSANASEGKGR
- a CDS encoding NifU family protein codes for the protein MAETALLGGQAERPGKTPPEDGAERPGGNRLDDREVTERLQALEEILAHLERLPGPTAETALDAVALLTQVYGEALARVMDRLAAHPDLAGALAADDLVGHLLGLHGVHPVPVAERITRALADIRPHLRARGGDAELIAVSDGVARVRLSARGCGSSAAQLRQAVEAAIGAAAPELSGIEQVTDPPARPAAFVPAEALLRKPEGAR